In a genomic window of Onychostoma macrolepis isolate SWU-2019 chromosome 08, ASM1243209v1, whole genome shotgun sequence:
- the angptl7 gene encoding angiopoietin-related protein 7 produces MTATSLTLLLLLLGHAMAQSSFKKNLATPKPAKPAQCCDEVRSLKVQVANLSSMLEEMSKKQESDLMKVVRQMMELEKLNQQHEARVTEAESKYSEIYNQIEIMQLQAAQSAPQQSTSDATYDCASLYNKNYKISGEYKLPKDDFLGTPELNVFCDMENNGGGWTVIQRRKIGLTSFNRDWKQYKNGFGTIRGDFWLGNDQIFRLTRQPTVLRIEMEDWEGKTRYAEYGFFTVSNEMNSYKLFIDNYSGNAGDSLRYHNNTNFSTKDKDNDKCLDNCAALRKGGYWYNCCTDSNLNGVFHRYGSHTKNSDGISWYGWHGPNYSLKRVEMKIRPQSFVP; encoded by the exons ATGACAGCTACATCCTTGACTCTTTTGCTGCTGCTCCTAGGTCATGCGATGGCTCAGAGTTCCTTCAAGAAGAACTTGGCAACACCCAAACCAGCAAAACCAGCACAATGCTGCGATGAGGTGCGCTCCCTAAAGGTTCAGGTGGCCAATCTGAGCAGCATGTTGGAAGAAATGAGCAAGAAGCAAGAGTCTGATCTTATGAAGGTCGTGAGGCAGATGATGGAGCTGGAAAAGCTTAACCAGCAGCACGAGGCCAGGGTCACAGAGGCCGAGAGCAAGTATTCAGAAATCTACAATCAGATCGAAATCATGCAGCTGCAGGCCGCCCAATCTGCTCCACAGCAGAGCACTTCAG ATGCAACCTATGATTGTGCATCCCTATACAACAAGAACTACAAAATTTCTGGAGAGTATAAACTACCAAAAGATGACTTCCTTggaacacctgaactaaat GTATTTTGTGACATGGAGAACAATGGTGGTGGTTGGACCGTCATCCAGAGACGCAAGATTGGTCTGACAAGCTTCAACCGCGACTGGAAGCAGTACAAGAATGGTTTTGGTACAATCCGTGGTGACTTCTGGCTTGGCAACGATCAAATCTTCCGTCTGACCAGACAGCCCACAGTGCTGAGAATAGAGATGGAG GACTGGGAGGGTAAGACACGCTATGCCGAATATGGCTTCTTTACAGTGAGCAATGAGATGAACAGCTACAAGCTCTTCATTGACAATTACAGTGGAAACGCTGGCGACTCTCTGCGTTACCACAACAATACCAACTTCAGCACTAAAGACAAAGACAATGACAAGTGTTTGGACAATTGCGCAGCACTTCGCAAAG GTGGATACTGGTACAACTGCTGCACTGACTCAAATCTAAATGGTGTGTTTCACCGCTATGGGTCACATACCAAGAATTCAGATGGCATCTCTTGGTATGGATGGCACGGACCAAACTACTCACTGAAACGCGTGGAGATGAAGATCCGACCACAGAGCTTTGTACCATAA